Proteins encoded together in one Candidatus Neomarinimicrobiota bacterium window:
- a CDS encoding cysteine desulfurase → MFDVNEIRKDFPILSQLIHDKPLVYLDNAATTQKPKSVVKMMEEYLFKHNANVHRGIHYLSEKSTEAYEDARVKVAKFFNAPKPEEIIFTSGTTESVNLVAHSWGRKYLKKGDAIILSEMEHHSNLVPWQLLSKEVGVELKFTGLNEDSSLNMNRFKELVGEKNTKLVAISYASNVLGNVNPAGEIVEIAHSAGVPVLFDGAQAAPHFKVDLTEIDCDFFVCSAHKMLGPTGVGILYGKSEHLEEMNPFLGGGEMILEVGLHESTYKEPPMRFEAGTPNYIQAIGYGAALDYLDKIGMDAVHEHEVKLCEYAVSEIAKVGGVEVYGPKTNRSGIISFNLDGTHPHDVAQLLDGEGVAVRAGHHCAQPLMKWLNVSSTSRISFYIYNTEEEIDTFIAALQKIKKIFN, encoded by the coding sequence ATGTTTGACGTAAATGAAATCCGCAAGGATTTCCCTATACTCTCGCAATTGATTCACGACAAACCGTTGGTTTACTTAGACAACGCCGCGACCACCCAAAAACCAAAGTCTGTTGTCAAAATGATGGAGGAGTACCTCTTCAAGCATAATGCCAACGTGCACAGAGGGATTCACTATTTAAGCGAAAAGTCCACCGAAGCATACGAAGACGCACGTGTGAAAGTAGCTAAATTTTTCAATGCTCCGAAGCCTGAAGAGATAATATTCACCAGCGGGACGACCGAATCGGTAAATCTTGTGGCTCATTCCTGGGGAAGGAAGTATTTGAAAAAGGGAGATGCGATCATTCTTTCGGAGATGGAGCATCACAGCAACCTGGTCCCGTGGCAGTTGTTGTCGAAGGAGGTCGGCGTGGAGCTGAAATTCACCGGGCTGAACGAGGACAGTTCGCTGAACATGAACAGATTTAAAGAGCTCGTGGGAGAGAAAAATACAAAACTCGTAGCCATTTCATATGCTTCAAACGTTCTCGGTAATGTAAATCCCGCCGGAGAAATTGTCGAGATCGCACATTCAGCCGGAGTACCGGTACTTTTCGACGGAGCGCAAGCTGCCCCTCATTTCAAGGTCGATCTGACAGAGATAGACTGCGACTTCTTTGTGTGTTCAGCGCACAAAATGCTCGGACCGACCGGCGTGGGTATTCTTTACGGTAAATCAGAACACTTAGAAGAAATGAATCCGTTTCTCGGCGGAGGAGAGATGATCCTTGAGGTCGGTTTGCATGAATCCACCTATAAAGAACCACCGATGAGATTTGAAGCCGGTACACCGAATTACATTCAGGCTATAGGATACGGCGCCGCATTAGATTACCTGGATAAGATAGGAATGGACGCGGTTCATGAACACGAGGTAAAACTCTGCGAATATGCAGTGAGTGAGATCGCAAAGGTCGGCGGGGTCGAGGTGTATGGACCCAAGACCAACCGTTCAGGCATTATCTCCTTCAACCTCGATGGCACGCACCCTCACGACGTGGCACAACTGCTGGACGGTGAAGGTGTCGCTGTTCGTGCAGGGCATCACTGCGCTCAGCCGCTGATGAAATGGCTTAACGTGAGCTCAACGAGCCGGATCAGTTTTTATATTTACAATACGGAAGAAGAGATAGACACTTTTATTGCTGCGCTCCAAAAGATAAAAAAGATATTTAATTGA
- a CDS encoding class II fructose-bisphosphate aldolase, with protein MELKESIKGIVDLGDDLTPEVNDEERLHGEVMDNLIETALFHKEDGVKELCQVLIRSISRNLGAYPASIQNLYEAMGRGEAAGFTVPAINIRGMTHHFAATVFRAAMKLDVGPFIFEIARSEIGYTLQRPSEFSAMICAAAINTGYRGPVFIQGDHFQIKASAYNKNGETEVNDIKRLILEAIDADFYNIDVDTSTLVDLELEGLSEQQRENYENCALLTEFIRENEPYNVTVSVGGEIGEVGKKNSTPEELEAFMEGYSKSLPADLTGISKISVQTGTSHGGVVLPDGSIADVNLDIETLGVLSDSARNTHGLCGAVQHGASTLPDEVFNRFPEVGCAEIHLATAFQNLIFDHPALPQEFRDSIYEHLSKAHADERKEEWTDKQFYYNTRKKGFGPFKREFWELDADIKKTIFSDLQNKFEFLFKKLGVENTRHHTDKYITQV; from the coding sequence ATGGAATTAAAGGAATCCATCAAAGGGATTGTTGATTTAGGGGATGATCTGACACCCGAAGTAAACGATGAAGAGCGTTTACACGGTGAAGTGATGGATAACCTGATAGAAACAGCCCTGTTTCACAAAGAGGATGGAGTAAAAGAACTGTGCCAGGTACTTATCCGGTCAATATCGAGAAATCTGGGCGCATACCCCGCTTCAATTCAAAATCTCTATGAGGCAATGGGGCGTGGAGAAGCGGCGGGTTTTACAGTACCGGCGATAAACATCCGGGGGATGACTCATCATTTTGCCGCCACTGTTTTCAGAGCGGCAATGAAGCTTGACGTCGGACCTTTCATTTTTGAGATCGCCCGCTCCGAAATCGGGTATACACTTCAAAGACCTTCAGAATTCTCCGCAATGATCTGTGCGGCAGCTATCAATACCGGTTACAGGGGGCCTGTATTCATTCAGGGGGACCATTTCCAGATCAAGGCAAGCGCCTATAACAAGAACGGCGAAACGGAAGTGAACGATATCAAAAGACTGATCTTAGAGGCGATCGACGCCGATTTTTATAACATCGACGTCGACACTTCCACTCTTGTCGATTTAGAGCTGGAAGGTCTTTCCGAACAGCAGAGGGAAAACTACGAAAACTGCGCTCTCTTAACTGAATTTATAAGGGAAAATGAACCGTATAACGTCACTGTCTCAGTGGGCGGCGAGATAGGGGAGGTCGGTAAAAAGAACAGTACTCCCGAGGAACTCGAAGCATTTATGGAAGGGTACAGCAAATCTCTTCCGGCTGATCTGACCGGAATCAGCAAGATCAGCGTTCAAACTGGTACATCGCACGGAGGAGTCGTTTTACCCGACGGGAGTATCGCGGACGTGAACCTTGATATTGAGACTCTGGGAGTCCTGTCCGACAGCGCCCGGAATACGCACGGGTTGTGCGGTGCGGTTCAACACGGAGCATCTACACTTCCGGATGAAGTCTTCAATAGATTCCCGGAGGTCGGATGTGCGGAGATTCACCTCGCGACCGCTTTTCAGAATTTGATTTTTGACCATCCCGCCCTGCCGCAGGAGTTCCGGGATTCAATATATGAGCACCTTTCCAAAGCTCATGCCGATGAACGGAAGGAGGAGTGGACGGATAAACAATTCTACTATAATACCCGTAAAAAGGGCTTTGGTCCCTTCAAAAGGGAGTTTTGGGAACTTGATGCCGATATAAAAAAGACTATCTTCAGTGACTTACAGAACAAATTTGAATTCCTCTTCAAAAAACTCGGTGTGGAAAATACACGGCATCACACTGATAAGTACATAACCCAGGTTTAA
- a CDS encoding non-heme iron oxygenase ferredoxin subunit, translating into MPRERVGGINEIPVGSMHSFEINEKKIAVCNVNGSFHAIEDVCTHDGAPLDQGTIEGNLITCPRHGAIFDVTTGEAVGMPAVVPVKTFEIEIEDDVIFVNIDE; encoded by the coding sequence ATGCCGCGTGAAAGGGTCGGGGGAATTAACGAAATTCCGGTCGGAAGTATGCATTCGTTTGAAATTAACGAAAAGAAGATTGCCGTTTGTAACGTAAACGGTTCGTTTCATGCGATTGAAGACGTATGTACACACGATGGAGCGCCGCTTGACCAGGGCACTATTGAAGGAAATCTTATAACCTGTCCACGGCATGGGGCCATATTTGACGTCACTACCGGCGAAGCAGTCGGAATGCCGGCGGTAGTTCCTGTTAAAACTTTCGAGATAGAAATTGAAGACGATGTTATATTTGTCAACATCGACGAATGA
- the sufB gene encoding Fe-S cluster assembly protein SufB, with protein MAVSTSDIGLSEYKYGFSDEVKPEIIFDKGLSRQVVEDISAIKSEPGWMTETRLKAYEIFLEKPMPKWGADLSDIDFDDIIYFVRASDRKMTDWDDVPEEIKNTFEKLGIPESERKFLAGAEAQYDSESVYGALKGEWEKQGVIFVDTDTALREHEKLLKKYFGTVVPAADNKLAALNTAVWSGGSFLYIPKGVRVGLPLQAYFRINTQNMGQFERTMIIADEGSNIQYIEGCTAPTYTTNSLHSAVVEIICMKNSRVRYTTLQNWSGNVYNLVTKRAQAYENATMEWIDANLGSKVTMKYPSVFLMEKGAKADVISIAFANTGQHQDVGSKVVHLASNTSSNIISKSISKGKGRSTYRGLVKIHEGMIDCKSTVNCDALLLDEESATDTYPYIEIEDPTATVEHEASVSKLSDDQLFYLMQRGIPQDTARNMIVNGFIEPFTKLLPLEYAVEMNRLIELQMEGSVG; from the coding sequence ATGGCAGTATCAACAAGTGATATAGGATTAAGCGAATATAAATACGGATTCTCCGATGAGGTTAAACCGGAGATAATATTTGACAAAGGGTTATCCCGTCAAGTTGTTGAGGATATCTCAGCCATAAAGAGCGAACCCGGCTGGATGACCGAGACTCGCCTGAAGGCATATGAAATATTCCTGGAAAAACCTATGCCGAAATGGGGAGCCGATCTCTCGGATATCGACTTCGATGATATAATCTATTTCGTTCGCGCGTCGGACAGAAAAATGACGGACTGGGATGATGTACCGGAAGAGATCAAGAACACTTTCGAGAAGCTCGGTATACCCGAATCGGAACGGAAGTTTCTCGCGGGAGCGGAGGCTCAGTATGACAGCGAGTCAGTTTATGGCGCTCTTAAAGGCGAATGGGAAAAGCAGGGGGTCATATTTGTCGATACCGACACCGCGCTCAGAGAGCATGAAAAGCTCCTGAAGAAATATTTCGGTACGGTTGTTCCGGCGGCGGATAACAAACTCGCAGCGCTCAACACTGCCGTTTGGAGCGGTGGTAGTTTTCTTTATATCCCGAAAGGAGTACGCGTCGGATTGCCGCTGCAGGCGTATTTCAGGATCAACACCCAGAATATGGGACAGTTCGAGCGAACGATGATAATCGCAGATGAAGGCTCCAACATTCAATACATTGAAGGATGCACAGCCCCAACTTACACCACTAACTCGCTTCATTCAGCAGTTGTGGAAATTATCTGTATGAAGAATTCACGTGTACGCTACACTACTCTGCAAAACTGGTCAGGCAACGTTTACAATCTTGTGACCAAGCGCGCTCAGGCATATGAAAACGCCACAATGGAATGGATAGACGCAAATCTCGGAAGCAAGGTAACGATGAAATATCCATCGGTTTTCTTGATGGAAAAGGGAGCCAAAGCGGACGTTATCTCCATAGCATTCGCGAATACGGGACAACATCAGGACGTCGGTTCCAAAGTCGTTCATTTAGCGTCTAACACATCCTCTAATATTATATCGAAATCAATTAGTAAAGGAAAGGGTAGGTCGACTTACCGTGGATTGGTTAAAATTCATGAAGGTATGATAGACTGTAAGAGCACTGTGAATTGTGACGCACTCTTGCTTGATGAAGAGTCTGCTACTGACACATACCCTTATATAGAAATAGAGGATCCAACAGCCACAGTAGAGCATGAAGCATCGGTTTCCAAACTCTCGGACGATCAATTATTTTACCTGATGCAGAGAGGGATACCGCAGGACACCGCGCGTAATATGATTGTTAATGGATTCATCGAACCGTTTACGAAGTTGTTACCCTTGGAATATGCGGTCGAGATGAACAGGCTCATTGAGCTTCAAATGGAAGGTTCTGTCGGCTAA
- a CDS encoding SUF system NifU family Fe-S cluster assembly protein: MSLDNLYKEVIIDHYKNPHNRGVLESPELEFNGHNPLCGDTVTLHIQTDGKQVTDIKFQGEGCSISQASISMMTDKIKGLTPDEVLELVENFRAMMKGEEDPEIDMGELEVLQGVKQFPARIKCALLGWDTLKQAIGQLKS; the protein is encoded by the coding sequence TTGAGCTTAGACAACCTATACAAAGAAGTAATAATCGATCATTACAAAAATCCGCACAATCGCGGTGTTCTCGAATCGCCTGAACTGGAATTCAACGGTCATAATCCGTTGTGCGGAGATACGGTTACCCTTCATATACAGACGGACGGGAAACAGGTTACCGATATAAAATTTCAGGGTGAAGGCTGCTCCATCAGTCAGGCTTCTATATCTATGATGACAGACAAAATAAAGGGATTGACTCCTGATGAAGTCCTGGAGCTGGTAGAAAATTTTCGGGCTATGATGAAAGGTGAGGAAGACCCGGAAATTGATATGGGCGAGCTCGAAGTTCTCCAGGGTGTGAAGCAATTTCCAGCCCGGATAAAATGCGCACTTTTAGGATGGGATACACTCAAACAGGCGATCGGGCAACTAAAATCGTAG
- the sufC gene encoding Fe-S cluster assembly ATPase SufC, giving the protein MTEKNGLLTIQDLHVSIDDKQILNGVDLQIGPGEVHAIMGPNGTGKSTLAYALAGKESYKVTGGSVLMEGKDIFDMSPDERARNGLFLAFQYPSEVPGVTVDNFLRIAYNTIKKEELSIWEFRKMLKEKMEFLQIDESFSGRYLNEGFSGGEKKRNEILQMAVLQPKLAVLDETDSGLDIDALQIVAKGVNELLPSDSSVLVITHYQRILRYINPDYVHVMIEGKIVESGGYELAEKLEEKGYEWLKEKYGQPGKDKGNGSINK; this is encoded by the coding sequence ATGACTGAAAAGAACGGCTTGTTAACGATACAAGACCTCCATGTAAGTATAGACGATAAGCAGATTCTGAACGGCGTCGATCTGCAGATCGGACCGGGAGAAGTACATGCCATTATGGGTCCGAACGGAACCGGGAAGAGTACGCTTGCATACGCTCTGGCTGGAAAAGAGAGTTACAAGGTCACCGGCGGTTCGGTATTGATGGAGGGGAAGGACATTTTTGATATGTCTCCCGATGAGAGGGCAAGAAACGGTTTGTTTCTCGCTTTTCAGTATCCATCCGAGGTGCCCGGTGTTACGGTAGATAATTTTCTGCGCATAGCGTATAACACGATTAAAAAAGAAGAGCTGAGCATCTGGGAATTCAGAAAGATGCTGAAGGAAAAAATGGAGTTTCTCCAAATTGACGAATCATTCTCCGGCAGATACCTGAACGAAGGATTTTCCGGAGGTGAAAAAAAGCGCAATGAGATACTGCAGATGGCTGTGCTTCAGCCGAAGCTGGCGGTTCTCGACGAGACAGACTCGGGGCTGGACATAGATGCGCTGCAGATAGTCGCGAAAGGCGTTAACGAGCTGCTGCCTTCGGATTCATCTGTGTTGGTGATAACGCACTATCAGAGGATACTGCGCTATATAAATCCCGATTATGTACATGTTATGATCGAAGGTAAAATAGTCGAATCGGGCGGTTATGAATTAGCAGAGAAGTTGGAAGAAAAAGGCTACGAATGGTTGAAAGAGAAATATGGTCAACCGGGAAAGGATAAGGGCAATGGCAGTATCAACAAGTGA
- a CDS encoding arsenate reductase family protein: MTDIRVYGKSTCKTTQKALEWLKDHDVEIDYVDIISSPPPPEFLKKNIHSDNLKTYLNSRSKIYREKSLGVKLPSKEEAISLMLEDPNLIKRPLIVSSNGVSFGFDEDYLNELA; this comes from the coding sequence TTGACCGATATACGGGTATATGGTAAATCGACATGTAAGACCACTCAGAAAGCTCTTGAGTGGCTGAAGGATCATGACGTAGAAATAGATTATGTCGACATCATATCCTCACCTCCCCCACCGGAATTTCTCAAGAAAAATATCCACAGCGACAATCTTAAGACGTATCTGAACTCAAGAAGCAAGATATACAGGGAAAAGAGTTTGGGTGTGAAACTTCCTTCAAAAGAGGAAGCGATTTCTTTGATGCTTGAAGATCCGAATCTGATTAAAAGACCTCTGATCGTCTCTTCTAATGGTGTCTCCTTCGGATTCGACGAAGATTATTTAAACGAATTAGCATAA
- a CDS encoding ferredoxin family protein has product MTYVIAEPCIDEKDASCVDACPVDCIHPTKDEAQFEEVDMLYIDPDECIDCGACVDPCPVDAIFDEADLPSEWEKFTKTNADYFA; this is encoded by the coding sequence ATGACATATGTAATAGCTGAACCCTGCATAGATGAAAAGGACGCATCATGTGTAGATGCTTGTCCCGTTGACTGCATCCATCCTACCAAGGATGAAGCTCAATTTGAAGAAGTGGATATGCTTTACATCGATCCCGATGAGTGCATAGACTGCGGCGCCTGTGTAGATCCCTGCCCGGTAGACGCGATTTTTGACGAGGCGGATCTGCCATCAGAATGGGAGAAATTCACCAAGACAAACGCTGACTATTTCGCCTAA
- the sufD gene encoding Fe-S cluster assembly protein SufD: protein MTELFDYDLKDVERISSESESPDWISDKRTEAWKAYENLPMPTVRDEMWKYTDFSSLDLKGTKPQISSKYEPVKKFDAFPAEAISLLSDEAIDLEENGGMCKPGLLINHDSVITFTDIDPELSEKGVIFCSMTDAVKNYPDLIQKHFMEKLVPVDEEKFSSLNAALWSGGVFLYVPKGVEIAKPFKTYILMTDGGKALFQRSLIVLEQGARATYIEQCRSKNYETDSINSSVSEVIIGEGASLEYMTLQNWGDNVVDVTTKRARVERDASINWVVGTLGGKVTKSFYDTLLKGQGASTTTRGFFVGSGKQHHDFWGLMSHEAPDTTGNLLYKGVLTDQSRSVFRGLIKIFEVAQRTDSYLTNNNIILSDEARADSVPTLEINANDVKASHGATVGHLDEEEIFYLMTRGISRHAAEKLIINGYFGPVLKSIDSDILREHIYSFIDKKIGV from the coding sequence ATGACAGAACTCTTTGATTATGATCTCAAAGACGTAGAACGTATCTCCTCGGAATCGGAGAGTCCGGATTGGATAAGCGATAAGCGGACAGAAGCATGGAAGGCATATGAGAATCTACCGATGCCGACCGTTCGGGATGAGATGTGGAAATACACGGATTTTTCATCCCTTGACCTTAAGGGTACAAAACCGCAGATCTCATCAAAATATGAACCGGTAAAGAAATTTGATGCGTTTCCGGCGGAGGCAATTTCCCTGTTGTCGGATGAGGCTATCGATTTAGAAGAGAACGGAGGAATGTGCAAACCCGGACTTCTGATCAATCACGATTCCGTAATTACGTTTACCGACATCGACCCCGAGTTATCGGAAAAGGGCGTAATCTTTTGCAGTATGACAGATGCGGTTAAAAATTATCCCGATCTGATCCAAAAGCACTTTATGGAGAAACTCGTTCCGGTCGATGAGGAAAAATTCTCTTCCTTAAATGCGGCGCTCTGGAGCGGCGGCGTATTTCTTTACGTCCCGAAAGGCGTGGAAATTGCCAAACCGTTCAAGACGTACATATTGATGACGGACGGCGGAAAGGCTCTGTTTCAGCGTTCTCTGATTGTGTTGGAACAGGGAGCCAGGGCTACATATATTGAACAGTGCCGCTCGAAAAATTACGAGACAGATTCAATAAACTCTTCGGTATCGGAAGTAATCATCGGCGAAGGCGCATCATTAGAATACATGACGCTCCAGAATTGGGGAGATAACGTTGTGGACGTTACGACCAAGAGAGCGCGTGTCGAGAGGGACGCTTCCATTAACTGGGTTGTAGGTACTCTCGGAGGAAAAGTGACAAAGAGTTTTTACGATACATTACTTAAGGGGCAGGGCGCATCGACTACTACGCGGGGATTTTTCGTCGGCAGCGGCAAACAGCACCACGACTTCTGGGGATTAATGAGTCATGAAGCCCCTGACACGACAGGAAATCTATTATATAAAGGCGTGCTGACGGATCAGTCACGTTCGGTCTTCAGGGGATTGATAAAAATCTTTGAAGTGGCTCAACGCACCGACTCATATCTAACCAATAATAATATCATTTTGAGCGACGAGGCGAGAGCGGATTCCGTTCCGACTCTCGAAATAAATGCCAACGATGTGAAAGCAAGTCACGGCGCTACGGTAGGGCATTTAGATGAAGAGGAGATCTTCTACCTGATGACCCGCGGTATTTCACGACACGCAGCGGAAAAGCTCATAATAAACGGCTATTTCGGTCCTGTTCTGAAATCTATTGACTCTGATATACTCAGAGAACACATTTACTCTTTCATCGATAAAAAAATAGGAGTATGA